GCCGGAATAAGTTGTCCCGATCTTCATCCGGCGGCTGGTCAAAGCGAGATAATCGCCGTAAGGAGAAGGATAATACGTGGTTATAGCAATAGTCTCATTCTCGGCAAAAAGCAGCGCTCCGGGAATGAGAATAGAAATAATAAGCAACGCTATTACGGCTTTTGATCTAAACATATCCGCCTCCGCAATGAAAATCTGTTAGAAAAATCAAGTCGCGAATAATAACGCCCCTTGGAAAAAAGAATAAGCCCCGTACATATAAGTAGCCGCGCTTGATAAATATACATTGTCATTCACATAATCGCCGGCATTTAAGTAGAGTATCGCGCTGATACTGGTCGAGGAATTGTAGGTAGACCAATTCTCGGCGAATATGGTATACCCTCCGGAATATCCCGTCCGTCCGGAACCGTTCCAGTTGCCGTTAACGCCGAAAACATGATGGATATACGGCACACCGGCCTGAGCCGCATAGATATAATGGCTGGCTGTAAAAAAATAGACCCCTCTTACCGGGGCATAGAATCTGCCGGTTTGAGGGTCATACCAGTTATACTTATTCCCGCCCAGGGGGCGGCTATGACGAACGTTTATCCAGCCTGCCGGTCCTGACCGCCAGCCGTCTGTTGACGAGGCTACAAACCAGGGATTCTGATTCCTGATGATCCCGTTGACATCGAGTTTTTGGGTCGGGTTAGGCGTGCCGATGCCGACATTGCCTTCTACCAGCAGGTTATTATCCGCGGTAATGATGCCGCTGCCGGAATAAGTTGCCCCGATCTTCATTTGATCGCTGACCAGCGCGCTATAACTGCCGTAAGGGATCGGATAATAAGCTGTTAAAGTAATAGTCTCATCTGCGGCAAAAAGACGGACTCCGGAAATGGAAACTAAAATGATAAAAAATAATATTATGACTTTTAACCTGGGCATATCCCCCTCCATGCTCACAATCAGAATAGGCAGTTTAATATATTATAAACTCCGCGTTTTCATTGTCAATTACTATTAGGGGATATTGACAAATGCCTTG
The genomic region above belongs to Candidatus Omnitrophota bacterium and contains:
- a CDS encoding complement C1q domain-containing protein, with translation MPRLKVIILFFIILVSISGVRLFAADETITLTAYYPIPYGSYSALVSDQMKIGATYSGSGIITADNNLLVEGNVGIGTPNPTQKLDVNGIIRNQNPWFVASSTDGWRSGPAGWINVRHSRPLGGNKYNWYDPQTGRFYAPVRGVYFFTASHYIYAAQAGVPYIHHVFGVNGNWNGSGRTGYSGGYTIFAENWSTYNSSTSISAILYLNAGDYVNDNVYLSSAATYMYGAYSFFQGALLFAT